A single window of Flavobacteriales bacterium DNA harbors:
- a CDS encoding 2-C-methyl-D-erythritol 2,4-cyclodiphosphate synthase, translating into MNLRVGLGYDVHRLETNHPFWLGGIRIDHEKGAVGHSDADTLIHAICDALLGAAALGDIGKHFPDTSDQYKGIDSKILLEHVVRLLANEGYRVVNVDATVALQRPKIAPYLDEMRQVLAGILGIDTGCVSVKATTTEKLGFEGREEGVSVQAIALIAG; encoded by the coding sequence ATGAATCTTCGAGTAGGTCTGGGTTACGATGTCCATCGCCTGGAAACCAACCACCCATTTTGGTTGGGAGGTATACGTATCGACCATGAAAAAGGGGCCGTGGGCCATTCCGATGCCGATACGCTCATCCATGCCATTTGTGATGCACTTCTTGGTGCCGCCGCACTCGGTGATATTGGCAAGCACTTTCCCGATACTTCGGACCAATACAAGGGCATAGACAGCAAAATCCTTCTTGAACATGTTGTGCGACTCCTGGCGAATGAAGGTTACCGTGTGGTGAATGTTGATGCTACCGTAGCTCTTCAACGTCCGAAAATCGCACCTTACCTGGATGAAATGAGACAAGTACTTGCCGGCATCCTTGGCATAGATACAGGTTGTGTTTCAGTTAAGGCAACAACCACTGAGAAGCTGGGGTTTGAAGGCAGGGAAGAAGGGGTGTCCGTGCAGGCCATCGCCCTCATTGCCGGCTGA
- the porU gene encoding type IX secretion system sortase PorU codes for MAQTLTRDVKWAPLETVQLADEVKLTRFSCEHADYEDNQVMPLYMEVIEGDNRSNWLTESWSPTYIPMGPEESKLAAANFTPEATNALPELKTAISRKQDYIILKINPFRKNPATGGWEKLAHFSLEYRKVPKPVSKVQARTYAPHSVLASGDWYKLAVNRNGIVYLGYSDLVSLGIDPKTIDPRNIKIYGKEGGMLPQANADSRYDDLPEKAIFVSGESDGKFDAGDYILFYGENPNQWYYDSTKQRYLHQVHLYDDYTYYFITASGGVGKRMINRISSSLSPTKTVSSFDDFGYHESDQVNLLKSGRMWFGEVFDILTNYDFDFSFPNLVPGANMTITTNVAARSIVNPSSFTVSVPSVGLSFPMAVSAVSGIYYNDYASVSETVKTFVPSSSDFQVNVSFNKYNASSIGWLNYIAVNARRQLSMYGDQMLFQDAQSIGTGEVAEYHLGNVSSNIQVWDVTNPVEPVNLQGTIMSGEWVYRQAANSLCKFVAFNGSSFTTPVLLGAVANQDLHGLASTGTYDMLIVAAPDFMNQAQQLADFHLQDDGVTSVIVTPAQIFNEFSSGSQDVSAIRDFVKMFYDQASTPDQAPRYLMLFGDGSYDPKSRLPVNTNFITAYQSPNSVSPTQSYVSDDYFGLLDDNEGRWLEKDPDLVDIGVGRLPVQNVTEAQAVVNKIIHYHDPASLGDWRNVLCFVADDEDGNLHMSQSDQLATMIDTTYDDYDIDKIFFDSYQQLSTSAGDRYPDVTDAINRRIESGALLVNYTGHGGELGWAHERVLNVSDIKSYQNLSRLPVFMTATCEFSRFDDPERTSAGEYMLLNPNGGGVALFTTVRLVNAGPNFALNKNFLSNLFEEVNGEMPRMGDLYRITKVLSGSLVNNRNFTLLGDPALRMSYPENRVVTTSLNGHPWVSYTDTLRALEKVTITGYVADPLGNKMSKFNGIIYPTLYDKSENVKTLANDGGSPFKFNVQKRIIYKGKASVNNGEFTFSFIVPKDIAYQYGLGRLSYYSENTKVDAHGSNQDFWIGGSLDSSAVDTIGPEIKLYMNNEQFVFGGITDENPVLLATVFDSSGVNTVGNGVGHDITAVLDGQTDKTLVLNDYYEADLDQYQSGRIQYPFKNLETGAHSVKLKVWDVYNRSSEVYTEFVVSESAELALDHVLNYPNPFTTHTDFYFEHNQPGTDMDVEIRIYTVGGRLIKTIHQQMNTDGFRSEPIAWNGLDDFGDRIGKGVYLYRLRVASPDGNNVEKLEKLVILK; via the coding sequence ATGGCGCAAACGCTGACGCGGGATGTGAAATGGGCCCCATTGGAAACCGTACAGCTTGCGGATGAGGTGAAGCTTACGCGTTTCTCATGTGAGCATGCTGATTACGAGGATAATCAGGTTATGCCGCTGTATATGGAGGTGATTGAAGGTGACAACCGTTCAAATTGGTTGACCGAAAGCTGGTCTCCGACCTACATTCCAATGGGGCCGGAAGAGAGTAAACTTGCGGCTGCCAACTTCACCCCGGAAGCGACGAATGCCTTGCCGGAATTGAAAACAGCGATTTCGAGGAAGCAGGATTATATTATTCTGAAAATCAATCCGTTTCGTAAAAACCCTGCTACCGGTGGGTGGGAAAAACTGGCGCATTTTTCCCTGGAATACCGAAAGGTTCCCAAGCCAGTCTCAAAGGTTCAGGCCCGAACATATGCTCCTCATTCGGTGCTTGCTTCCGGCGATTGGTACAAACTAGCGGTGAACCGGAATGGCATCGTTTATTTGGGGTACTCCGATCTGGTCTCCTTAGGCATCGATCCTAAAACCATCGATCCACGAAATATTAAAATCTATGGAAAAGAGGGAGGGATGCTGCCACAGGCCAATGCCGACTCTCGGTATGACGATTTGCCTGAAAAGGCCATTTTTGTTTCCGGAGAATCAGACGGAAAGTTTGATGCAGGAGACTACATCCTTTTTTATGGAGAAAACCCCAATCAGTGGTACTATGATAGCACCAAGCAACGGTATCTTCATCAGGTTCACCTCTATGACGATTATACCTATTATTTCATCACTGCGTCAGGGGGAGTGGGTAAACGCATGATCAACCGAATCTCATCGTCGTTAAGTCCGACCAAGACAGTCAGTTCATTTGATGATTTTGGATACCATGAGTCAGATCAGGTAAACCTGCTTAAATCAGGTAGGATGTGGTTTGGAGAAGTATTCGACATCCTGACCAACTACGATTTTGATTTTTCCTTTCCAAACCTTGTTCCAGGCGCCAATATGACGATCACCACAAACGTAGCGGCACGTTCCATCGTTAATCCCAGTTCATTTACCGTTTCGGTGCCTTCTGTAGGATTGTCTTTCCCTATGGCCGTATCAGCTGTGAGCGGCATTTACTACAATGATTACGCGTCGGTGTCGGAAACGGTCAAAACATTTGTGCCAAGTAGTTCTGATTTTCAGGTGAACGTCAGTTTCAATAAATACAATGCTTCCTCAATCGGTTGGTTGAACTACATTGCCGTGAACGCGAGACGCCAACTATCCATGTATGGAGACCAGATGTTGTTTCAGGATGCGCAATCAATAGGTACGGGCGAAGTAGCGGAATATCACTTGGGCAATGTATCTTCCAATATCCAGGTATGGGATGTGACAAATCCTGTTGAGCCGGTTAATTTGCAAGGAACCATCATGTCAGGAGAATGGGTGTACAGGCAGGCAGCCAATTCGTTGTGCAAATTTGTTGCATTCAATGGGTCGTCATTTACAACTCCGGTGCTGCTTGGAGCGGTTGCCAACCAGGATTTACACGGCCTGGCATCTACAGGTACTTATGATATGCTGATCGTTGCCGCACCTGATTTTATGAACCAGGCCCAGCAATTGGCTGACTTTCATCTCCAGGATGACGGGGTGACTTCCGTTATCGTTACGCCTGCGCAGATTTTCAATGAATTTTCTTCCGGCAGTCAGGATGTGAGTGCCATCCGCGATTTTGTCAAGATGTTTTACGATCAGGCTTCCACCCCTGACCAGGCGCCGCGTTATTTGATGCTTTTTGGAGACGGGTCCTATGATCCCAAGAGCCGCCTTCCGGTGAATACCAACTTCATCACCGCATACCAGTCCCCAAATAGCGTTTCACCCACCCAGTCTTATGTGTCGGATGATTATTTCGGTTTGCTGGATGACAACGAAGGAAGATGGCTTGAGAAGGATCCGGATCTCGTGGACATTGGCGTAGGACGGTTGCCGGTGCAAAATGTCACCGAAGCCCAGGCGGTTGTCAATAAGATCATTCATTATCATGACCCCGCATCTCTGGGAGATTGGCGCAACGTACTTTGTTTTGTTGCTGATGATGAGGATGGCAATCTCCATATGTCTCAATCGGATCAGTTGGCTACAATGATTGATACCACCTACGATGATTATGACATAGACAAAATATTCTTTGACTCGTACCAACAACTCTCAACGTCAGCAGGTGATCGATATCCCGATGTTACCGACGCCATTAACAGAAGGATAGAATCAGGTGCCCTGCTCGTTAATTACACGGGGCATGGCGGAGAGTTGGGCTGGGCACATGAGCGGGTACTGAACGTTTCGGATATCAAATCTTACCAGAACCTCAGTCGTCTGCCTGTTTTCATGACGGCCACCTGTGAGTTCAGTCGTTTTGACGATCCCGAGCGGACATCCGCAGGCGAGTACATGCTGCTGAACCCGAATGGCGGAGGAGTAGCACTTTTCACAACAGTACGGCTGGTAAATGCAGGTCCTAATTTTGCGCTGAATAAGAATTTTCTGAGCAACCTCTTTGAAGAAGTGAATGGTGAGATGCCTCGCATGGGCGACCTCTATCGGATCACCAAGGTGCTAAGCGGCTCCCTTGTCAACAATAGAAATTTCACTTTGTTGGGTGATCCGGCTTTGCGTATGTCTTATCCTGAAAACAGGGTCGTTACAACGAGTTTGAACGGCCATCCTTGGGTCAGCTATACGGACACCTTGAGGGCACTTGAAAAAGTCACCATTACCGGGTATGTAGCGGATCCGTTGGGAAATAAAATGTCCAAATTCAATGGCATCATTTATCCCACCCTTTACGATAAAAGTGAGAATGTGAAAACACTTGCCAATGACGGAGGAAGCCCGTTCAAGTTCAATGTGCAAAAGCGCATTATCTACAAGGGTAAAGCAAGCGTAAACAACGGTGAATTCACGTTCAGTTTCATTGTTCCGAAAGACATCGCCTATCAGTATGGCCTGGGACGCCTGAGCTATTATTCCGAAAATACCAAAGTGGATGCGCATGGTTCCAACCAGGATTTTTGGATTGGAGGGTCATTGGATAGCTCGGCAGTGGATACAATCGGTCCTGAAATCAAATTGTATATGAACAATGAGCAGTTTGTGTTTGGCGGCATTACAGATGAAAATCCGGTTCTGCTGGCAACGGTATTTGACAGCAGTGGTGTGAATACCGTGGGCAATGGGGTAGGGCATGATATCACCGCCGTGTTGGATGGGCAAACCGATAAGACACTTGTTTTGAATGACTACTATGAAGCGGACCTTGATCAGTATCAAAGCGGGCGTATCCAATATCCTTTCAAGAACCTGGAGACAGGCGCGCATTCAGTCAAATTAAAGGTGTGGGATGTGTACAACCGATCATCGGAGGTATATACAGAATTCGTGGTATCCGAGTCTGCCGAACTGGCATTGGATCATGTGTTGAATTATCCCAACCCGTTTACCACGCATACCGATTTTTACTTCGAGCACAACCAGCCAGGAACGGACATGGATGTGGAGATCCGGATATATACAGTGGGAGGTCGTTTGATCAAAACCATCCACCAGCAAATGAACACAGATGGATTTCGTTCTGAACCCATTGCCTGGAACGGACTTGACGATTTTGGAGATCGCATCGGGAAAGGGGTATACCTTTACCGACTTCGGGTTGCTTCACCCGACGGAAACAATGTGGAAAAACTCGAAAAACTGGTGATTCTTAAATAA
- the porV gene encoding type IX secretion system outer membrane channel protein PorV yields MRNKSNTSLEKAAAACIVLSGLLVSGSAKAQLTVDTLTGGINTITTAVPFLMIGPDARAGGMGDAGVASTPDPNSGHWNAAKFAFIKDTPLEKGKGSSRDVGFSMSYIPWLRSLVPDINLAYISGYKVLKGGRVTQTVAGSLRYFSLGDITFTDIVGNVTGNFNPNEFAVDFSYARMLSENWSGGLSLRYIYSNLTGGFVVDGNPSHAGRSVAADVSGYYRKETEMFNRDVMFAYGIAITNVGAKISYTQNADRDFIPINGRMGTSLLIKMDDFNKVMFLVDVNKLLVPTPPIYNSDGTIKKGYDPDRSIASGIMASFYDAPGGFSEELKEYNFSLGSEYWYDNQFAIRAGYFHEDATKGNRKYFTIGAGLKYHVFGLDFAYLIPTQQKHPLENTLRFTLVFDFGGLGAENSGTE; encoded by the coding sequence ATGAGAAATAAATCAAATACATCACTCGAAAAAGCTGCCGCTGCTTGCATCGTTCTTTCCGGACTTCTGGTATCAGGTTCTGCAAAGGCACAGCTCACCGTTGATACGCTTACCGGTGGCATCAATACCATTACAACGGCGGTTCCTTTTCTCATGATCGGCCCGGATGCAAGGGCAGGAGGAATGGGTGATGCAGGCGTCGCGTCTACACCCGATCCCAACTCAGGTCACTGGAATGCTGCCAAATTCGCATTTATCAAAGATACGCCCCTGGAAAAAGGCAAAGGCAGCAGTCGTGATGTGGGATTTTCAATGTCTTACATTCCCTGGCTGAGATCCCTCGTTCCGGATATTAATCTCGCATATATTTCAGGTTACAAGGTGCTGAAAGGCGGACGAGTTACACAAACCGTTGCAGGTTCCCTCCGGTATTTTTCACTCGGAGACATCACCTTCACCGATATCGTGGGTAACGTTACAGGCAACTTCAACCCCAATGAATTTGCGGTGGATTTTTCTTACGCACGCATGCTTTCCGAAAACTGGTCGGGAGGATTGAGTCTCAGGTACATTTATTCCAACCTGACCGGTGGGTTTGTTGTCGATGGAAATCCAAGCCATGCAGGCCGCTCCGTAGCAGCGGATGTCTCAGGGTACTACCGCAAGGAAACAGAAATGTTCAACCGTGACGTGATGTTTGCATACGGTATTGCCATCACCAACGTCGGTGCTAAAATATCCTACACCCAGAATGCAGACAGGGATTTTATCCCAATCAACGGTCGCATGGGTACCTCTCTGCTCATCAAAATGGATGACTTTAACAAAGTAATGTTCCTGGTTGATGTGAATAAATTGCTGGTGCCTACACCCCCCATCTATAATTCAGATGGCACAATTAAAAAAGGATATGACCCGGATCGTTCCATCGCCAGCGGTATCATGGCATCGTTCTATGATGCACCGGGTGGTTTCAGCGAAGAATTGAAGGAATACAATTTCTCCCTCGGTTCCGAATACTGGTATGATAACCAATTCGCCATTCGTGCCGGATATTTTCATGAAGATGCCACCAAGGGAAACAGGAAATACTTCACCATCGGAGCCGGACTGAAGTACCACGTGTTCGGGTTGGATTTTGCATACCTCATTCCTACCCAACAAAAACATCCCCTGGAGAACACATTGCGATTTACGCTTGTGTTTGATTTTGGCGGACTGGGTGCTGAAAACAGCGGTACAGAATAA